The Benincasa hispida cultivar B227 unplaced genomic scaffold, ASM972705v1 Contig159, whole genome shotgun sequence genomic sequence CCGTTAGCTCATACTTCATaataatagaaataatatatatttggtTTTAACTCTTATTATTTATACCTCCAAATTAACGTATCAATTTGCTAGGAATCCTCCTCCGCACTTATCACCTTTTGTTGACAATGAGGCAGAAGGATACATTCCCGATTACGCCAAGACCCTTAACCATATGAAGGTTTCTGCCAAAATTGAAGACTTGCCATTGCCAGGACTAGGGATAGAAGAATTGGATGATCCTCAGAATTTATTTATTGGTTGAGGGTGTCATCGATCGAACTGTGGCTACCATAGCTACtaagaagaaacaaaaggtaTACTTTTGATTAATATTACAGACTGAAAATGGAGGCGAGTCCAACCGTAGTGTATTATTCCTAATGCAGATGATGGCTCTTGACAAACAGTATCATGACGAATTAAAATTGGAGCTTCAAGGAGCACAATATCCTTTAGCTATTTCAAAAGTTGATAAGCAGTTGTCCGACGAGGATTATTTCGACCTCCCTGATTATCAACAAATTGCTGAAGATAATGCTAACTTGTCAATGGTTCTGATGCCAAGAAAGAAGAGAGGCCTTTATAAAGCTATGAAGGTAGTTTACTTGTTTTGTTGTGTTCTGTTTCTGATACTGCTTGAACCACAATTCTTTCGTTTTTTGTCCTTACAAATTCAAGTTTCTATATTTAAACTTCTTTTGGCATTTACTCTTATTAAACCTTGCCTTGAGATGAAACTAACTAAGAATCTCATACTTGCTGCCAGTAATGGTTTAAAAACTTGCATTCTTATTTTTGGTAATATGTTTTTgaattcttcttttgttttgttttttttagttcattttgtATTCTATTGTTATGAGTTAGAAATTTCTCTTCTTACCAGATTTGTCAAAGAAGGAACAAGGATCGTAATAAACTTCTAGAGGATAGGAAGAGTAAGCTTGAAGAATCTCACAAAT encodes the following:
- the LOC120068951 gene encoding pescadillo homolog isoform X1 — encoded protein: MILRIYLLVEGVIDRTVATIATKKKQKMMALDKQYHDELKLELQGAQYPLAISKVDKQLSDEDYFDLPDYQQIAEDNANLSMVLMPRKKRGLYKAMKICQRRNKDRNKLLEDRKSKLEESHKS
- the LOC120068951 gene encoding pescadillo homolog isoform X2, translating into MILRIYLLVEGVIDRTVATIATKKKQKYHDELKLELQGAQYPLAISKVDKQLSDEDYFDLPDYQQIAEDNANLSMVLMPRKKRGLYKAMKICQRRNKDRNKLLEDRKSKLEESHKS